The Providencia sp. PROV188 genome includes a region encoding these proteins:
- the ubiK gene encoding ubiquinone biosynthesis accessory factor UbiK, translating into MLDPKKIEQVARQIQGALPKGVRDLGEDFDKKLRSLLQSQLGKLDLVSREEFDIQTQVLLRTREKLMKMEQRVSALEARFSDEKVIEEKQED; encoded by the coding sequence ATGCTCGATCCGAAAAAAATTGAACAAGTTGCCCGCCAAATTCAAGGTGCATTACCAAAAGGCGTGCGTGACTTAGGTGAAGACTTTGATAAAAAGCTTCGTTCACTGCTGCAATCTCAGCTTGGTAAATTAGATTTAGTCAGCCGAGAAGAGTTTGATATTCAAACACAAGTTTTACTGCGCACTCGCGAAAAACTGATGAAAATGGAGCAGCGCGTTAGCGCACTTGAAGCCCGTTTTTCAGATGAAAAAGTGATTGAAGAAAAACAAGAAGATTGA
- a CDS encoding type II toxin-antitoxin system HicB family antitoxin has protein sequence MIKGSNVMIIDGHPASVAYESEIKAFRGKFLDVTGYCDFVSDSIEGLIQEAKISLGEYVLTCQEEGIKPFKDQETIRSFTLRYPSHLEPRLDAIATANNLSKNQYIVQLLERELISK, from the coding sequence ATGATTAAAGGAAGCAATGTCATGATAATCGACGGGCATCCGGCGTCTGTCGCTTATGAATCTGAAATTAAAGCATTTAGAGGTAAGTTTTTAGATGTAACAGGCTATTGTGATTTTGTCTCAGATAGTATCGAGGGATTAATACAAGAAGCGAAAATTTCACTGGGGGAATATGTACTGACTTGTCAGGAAGAGGGAATTAAACCCTTTAAAGACCAAGAGACGATTAGGTCTTTTACTTTGCGATATCCCAGCCATTTGGAGCCACGTCTAGATGCAATAGCAACCGCTAATAATTTATCTAAAAATCAATATATTGTTCAATTATTAGAACGTGAGCTTATTTCGAAGTAA
- a CDS encoding type II toxin-antitoxin system HicA family toxin translates to MIKMMELSSKHRKTMVDILTIPPKSGIKWDDVLSLICNLGGKVKNGNGSRRKFILFGSLFQTHEPHPGNVMDKGAISGLREWFENVIGVKYD, encoded by the coding sequence ATGATAAAAATGATGGAACTGTCTTCTAAGCACCGTAAGACAATGGTGGATATACTCACTATACCGCCAAAATCTGGAATTAAATGGGATGATGTCTTAAGCCTAATTTGTAATTTAGGTGGAAAAGTTAAAAATGGTAATGGTTCACGGCGAAAATTTATTTTGTTCGGCTCTTTGTTTCAGACGCATGAACCCCATCCAGGTAATGTAATGGATAAAGGTGCTATTAGTGGCTTACGTGAATGGTTTGAGAATGTAATTGGAGTGAAATATGATTAA
- the hldE gene encoding bifunctional D-glycero-beta-D-manno-heptose-7-phosphate kinase/D-glycero-beta-D-manno-heptose 1-phosphate adenylyltransferase HldE yields the protein MKVTLPDYKQAGVLVVGDVMLDRYWHGPTNRISPEAPVPVVKVTMVEERPGGAANVAMNIASLGANSRLVGLTGIDDAAKALTENLNGVNVRCDFVAIPTHPTITKLRVLSRNQQLIRLDFEEGFENVDAQPMLERIEQALPHIGALVLSDYAKGALTEVEKMIALANKAGVPVLIDPKGNNFERYRGATLLTPNMSEFEAIVGRCKDNKDVEEKGMQLLESLELSALLITRSEQGMSLIRRNEAPLHLPTEAQEVFDVTGAGDTVIGVLAASIASGRPLHEACALANAAAGVVVGKLGTSTVSPIELENAIRGRAENGFGVMTESQLKQAVADARARGERVVMTNGCFDILHAGHVSYLANARKLGDRLIVAVNSDASTRRLKGETRPVNPLDQRMIVLGALGAVDWVVPFEEDTPQRLISEILPDILVKGGDYQPDEIAGSKEVWAAGGQVMVLNFEDGISTTNIIKNIMKTK from the coding sequence ATGAAAGTAACCCTTCCTGATTATAAGCAAGCAGGTGTATTGGTTGTTGGTGATGTCATGTTAGATCGCTACTGGCATGGACCTACGAATCGCATTTCACCTGAAGCGCCGGTTCCGGTTGTTAAAGTGACCATGGTGGAAGAGCGCCCAGGTGGCGCTGCAAACGTGGCAATGAACATTGCATCACTCGGTGCAAATTCTCGCTTAGTGGGTTTAACAGGGATTGATGATGCGGCAAAAGCGCTGACCGAGAACCTGAATGGCGTGAATGTGCGCTGTGATTTTGTAGCAATTCCAACGCATCCAACCATTACTAAGTTACGTGTTTTATCCCGTAACCAGCAGCTGATCCGCCTCGACTTTGAAGAAGGGTTCGAAAATGTGGATGCACAGCCAATGTTAGAGCGCATCGAACAAGCTCTGCCACATATTGGCGCGTTGGTGCTGTCTGACTATGCGAAAGGTGCATTAACCGAAGTTGAGAAGATGATTGCGCTGGCGAATAAAGCAGGCGTGCCTGTTCTTATCGACCCGAAAGGCAACAACTTCGAACGTTATCGCGGAGCAACCCTGTTAACGCCAAATATGTCTGAATTTGAAGCGATAGTGGGTCGCTGCAAGGATAATAAAGATGTTGAAGAAAAAGGGATGCAGCTTCTTGAGTCTTTAGAGTTATCAGCACTGTTGATTACTCGCTCAGAGCAAGGGATGAGCTTGATCCGCCGCAATGAGGCACCTCTACATTTACCGACTGAAGCACAGGAAGTCTTTGATGTGACAGGGGCTGGCGATACGGTCATTGGCGTATTGGCGGCATCAATTGCATCAGGTCGTCCATTGCATGAAGCTTGTGCATTAGCGAATGCAGCGGCGGGTGTTGTGGTTGGTAAATTAGGGACTTCAACGGTTTCCCCTATTGAATTAGAAAATGCGATCCGTGGTCGCGCAGAGAATGGTTTCGGCGTAATGACCGAAAGCCAGCTTAAGCAAGCCGTAGCCGATGCGCGTGCTCGCGGTGAGCGCGTAGTGATGACCAATGGCTGTTTCGATATTCTGCATGCAGGACATGTTTCCTATTTGGCAAATGCACGTAAATTGGGTGATCGCCTGATTGTTGCGGTAAACAGTGATGCATCGACCCGTCGCTTGAAAGGGGAAACTCGCCCAGTTAATCCATTAGACCAGCGTATGATTGTGTTGGGCGCATTAGGTGCCGTGGATTGGGTTGTGCCATTCGAGGAAGATACACCTCAGCGTTTGATCTCCGAAATTCTGCCTGACATTTTAGTAAAAGGTGGTGATTATCAGCCAGATGAGATTGCCGGTAGTAAGGAAGTGTGGGCTGCTGGTGGGCAAGTGATGGTTCTGAATTTCGAAGATGGTATTTCAACCACTAATATCATCAAAAATATTATGAAAACCAAATAA